A genomic segment from Barrientosiimonas humi encodes:
- a CDS encoding DUF2254 domain-containing protein, whose product MSWFHLKHDLKTSLWVVPLLFMVAAAGLNLLTVQLDPRGELVPQSISGDASAASQMLYLIAFSMLTLTGLVLSLVVVVVQLAMGSFSPRIVRQILQDRPSQCAIGLFAGTFIHAILTMRVVRSDRGPVVPGLAVLVTIGLGMACMITLVWYINYIGQSLRAAALVGWVAKDTIRSLDRNYPPDPDAETDDPQVIPAPRGGVIFAIDHDRLVQLARRAGVRLELLWSTGDYVPEGGDLVRIHGDPAGVARSAVARCINVGPERTLNQDVAYGLRMLVDIGARTLSAGPFEDPTTAVQAIDRIHEVLRRIVQRPLHDGRYLDDDGEVRLVVPTIQWPGYVRIAFDELRQAGAASPQVVRRLRAALDDLLTIAPEDRRPPLVQQLELLDQLSQRDAQTGFDAEAVKVPDRSGIGSADELTRTDP is encoded by the coding sequence ATGAGCTGGTTCCACCTCAAGCACGACCTGAAGACGAGTCTGTGGGTCGTGCCGCTCCTGTTCATGGTGGCGGCGGCGGGCCTGAACCTGCTGACCGTCCAGCTCGACCCGCGCGGCGAGCTGGTGCCGCAGTCGATCAGCGGCGACGCGTCGGCGGCGAGCCAGATGCTCTACCTCATCGCGTTCTCAATGCTCACGCTCACCGGCCTGGTGCTGTCGCTGGTGGTCGTCGTCGTGCAGCTGGCGATGGGCAGCTTCTCCCCGCGCATCGTGCGCCAGATCCTGCAGGACCGCCCGAGCCAGTGCGCCATCGGACTGTTCGCCGGCACGTTCATCCACGCGATCCTGACCATGCGCGTCGTGCGGAGCGACCGCGGCCCCGTCGTGCCCGGGCTGGCCGTGCTGGTCACGATCGGTCTGGGGATGGCGTGCATGATCACGCTGGTCTGGTACATCAACTACATCGGGCAGTCGTTGCGCGCCGCCGCGCTCGTCGGCTGGGTGGCGAAGGACACCATCCGCTCGCTCGACCGCAACTACCCGCCGGACCCCGATGCCGAGACCGACGACCCGCAGGTGATCCCCGCCCCGCGAGGCGGGGTCATCTTCGCCATCGACCACGATCGCCTGGTGCAGCTGGCCCGGCGGGCCGGCGTACGCCTCGAGCTGCTCTGGTCCACCGGTGACTACGTGCCCGAGGGTGGCGACCTCGTGCGGATCCACGGCGACCCGGCGGGCGTCGCGCGCTCGGCCGTCGCCAGGTGCATCAACGTCGGGCCCGAGCGCACGCTCAACCAGGACGTGGCGTACGGCCTGCGCATGCTCGTCGACATCGGCGCCCGCACGCTGTCGGCGGGTCCGTTCGAGGACCCGACCACCGCCGTGCAGGCGATCGACCGCATCCACGAGGTGCTGCGGCGCATCGTGCAGCGGCCGCTGCACGACGGGCGCTACCTCGACGACGACGGCGAGGTGCGCCTCGTGGTCCCGACCATCCAGTGGCCGGGGTACGTCCGCATCGCCTTCGACGAGCTGCGCCAGGCCGGCGCCGCCTCGCCCCAGGTCGTACGCCGGCTCCGGGCTGCCCTGGACGACCTGCTCACGATCGCGCCCGAGGACCGTCGGCCCCCGCTGGTCCAGCAGCTGGAGCTGCTGGACCAGCTGAGCCAGCGCGACGCGCAGACCGGCTTCGACGCCGAGGCGGTCAAGGTGCCCGACCGCTCGGGCATCGGGTCGGCCGACGAGCTCACCCGCACCGACCCCTAG
- a CDS encoding CDGSH iron-sulfur domain-containing protein, whose protein sequence is MSGDISVQPCPDGPLLVRGASTVTDAEGNEHQVSRPVVALCVCGRSGSAPWCDGTHKLLRSTGSSAPIRKPR, encoded by the coding sequence ATGAGCGGGGACATCTCGGTGCAGCCGTGCCCGGACGGCCCGCTGCTCGTGCGCGGGGCGTCGACGGTCACCGACGCCGAGGGCAACGAGCACCAGGTGTCGCGCCCGGTCGTCGCGCTGTGCGTCTGCGGCCGTTCGGGCAGCGCGCCCTGGTGCGACGGCACCCACAAGCTGCTGCGGTCGACCGGCAGCTCCGCACCGATCCGCAAGCCGCGGTGA
- a CDS encoding TetR/AcrR family transcriptional regulator, whose product MLKSANPNLTAADQRRLARRLQIQDAALELVMQHGYDGFTMDDLAEAAGVSRRTLFNHVADKESSVLGPMEEDEDIPVVAEFRAGGPTGDLMQDLVITAQRIMDEAQEEDTCAVERHLRVEDAMRRDPKLMALVDARFARFTALAAEAICARQQWPDDDLRARAIATALLALIRLSLEELRDRPDNPGLGDAFREVIAAFNDCADIARPPSA is encoded by the coding sequence GTGTTGAAGAGTGCCAATCCGAACCTGACGGCCGCGGACCAGCGACGACTGGCCCGCCGCCTGCAGATCCAGGACGCCGCGCTGGAGCTGGTCATGCAGCACGGCTACGACGGCTTCACCATGGACGACCTCGCCGAGGCCGCCGGCGTCAGCCGGCGCACGCTGTTCAACCACGTCGCCGACAAGGAGTCCTCCGTCCTCGGGCCGATGGAGGAGGACGAGGACATCCCCGTCGTCGCGGAGTTCCGCGCGGGCGGCCCGACCGGCGACCTGATGCAGGACCTGGTCATCACCGCGCAGCGGATCATGGACGAGGCGCAGGAGGAAGACACCTGCGCCGTCGAGCGGCACCTGCGCGTCGAGGACGCCATGCGTCGCGACCCGAAGCTGATGGCGCTGGTGGACGCCCGGTTCGCCCGGTTCACCGCGCTCGCCGCCGAGGCCATCTGTGCGCGGCAGCAGTGGCCGGACGACGATCTGCGCGCCCGCGCCATCGCCACCGCCCTGCTCGCGCTGATCCGGCTCAGCCTGGAGGAGCTGCGCGACCGCCCCGACAACCCCGGGCTCGGCGACGCTTTCCGCGAGGTGATCGCCGCCTTCAACGACTGCGCCGACATCGCTCGGCCGCCGTCCGCCTGA
- a CDS encoding isochorismatase family protein yields the protein MAKTQPEPVRDPRSDHLLTPQNCVLTLIDYQPEQYGTVTSSTRERIDLNVVALCRLAMKYDVPVVLSTVGVDLGKNEGTAQVIKDELPGVEEIDRSGVNAWEDADFREAITSTGRRKVVIAGLWTEVCMTFPTLDMLAEGFEVYPVVDAVGGISPESHHYALERVIQAGAHPITAISFGSELMRNWARDDADNLREVMNAYFPEKQKLDEAEG from the coding sequence ATGGCCAAGACCCAGCCCGAGCCGGTCCGCGACCCCCGCTCCGACCACCTGCTCACCCCCCAGAACTGTGTCCTGACGCTCATCGACTACCAGCCGGAGCAGTACGGCACGGTCACCTCCAGCACCCGCGAGCGCATCGACCTCAACGTCGTCGCGCTGTGCCGTCTCGCGATGAAGTACGACGTCCCCGTCGTGCTCTCGACCGTCGGCGTCGACCTCGGCAAGAACGAGGGGACCGCCCAGGTCATCAAGGACGAGTTGCCGGGCGTCGAGGAGATCGACCGCTCCGGCGTGAACGCCTGGGAGGACGCCGACTTCCGCGAGGCGATCACCTCCACGGGGCGTCGCAAGGTCGTCATCGCGGGGCTGTGGACCGAGGTCTGCATGACCTTCCCGACCCTGGACATGCTCGCCGAGGGGTTCGAGGTCTACCCGGTCGTCGACGCCGTCGGCGGCATCAGCCCCGAGTCGCACCACTACGCCCTCGAGCGGGTGATCCAGGCCGGCGCCCACCCGATCACCGCGATCTCGTTCGGCTCGGAGCTCATGCGCAACTGGGCGCGCGACGACGCCGACAACCTGCGCGAGGTCATGAACGCCTACTTCCCCGAGAAGCAGAAGCTGGACGAGGCCGAGGGCTGA
- a CDS encoding glycoside hydrolase family 3 N-terminal domain-containing protein, with product MSDAAELRRLAHRVVMPGFDGTSAPAWVLAAAAEGLGGVCLFGHNVQTPEQLRALTDELHAAGPLLVAVDEEGGIVSRLGAIGGSQHVGAAALGMASDPDLTRQVAAAIGADLAAAGIDLDLAPVVDVSSDPDNPVIGVRAFGTEPSVVAEHARAYVEGLREARILSCAKHFPGHGDTRVDSHVGLPRIDVDLETLRARDLVPFAAAVEAGADVVMTAHIVFPALDERPATLSRTVLRLLREDLGFTGLITSDAMDMRAIVDSVGLAPGCVAALDAGVDLVGLGNPVLGSPEGDDETTFRSVVDAVVAAVGSGELAPERLREAAGRVDALAARGAARGTAEDAAAVRAPRSSPADEEAAARSLRVTPCAEAVRGSLRGTPSIVDVRRHRNVAGGRNAGLVGDELRRRLPGATITRAFEATGVVGGQAAGEVSEGELPDRADAILTGSPWLDERESAALATLLAHNPDAVVICTGWAPEATMLSPARNVVRTFGDSAPTARAVADLLVR from the coding sequence GTGAGCGACGCGGCCGAGCTGCGCCGGCTCGCCCACCGGGTGGTCATGCCCGGCTTCGACGGTACGTCCGCGCCGGCCTGGGTGCTCGCGGCGGCGGCCGAGGGGCTGGGCGGGGTGTGCCTGTTCGGCCACAACGTGCAGACGCCCGAGCAGCTGCGGGCACTGACCGACGAGCTGCACGCCGCCGGCCCGCTGCTCGTGGCCGTCGACGAGGAGGGCGGCATCGTGTCGCGGCTCGGCGCCATCGGCGGCTCGCAGCACGTCGGGGCCGCGGCCCTCGGCATGGCCAGCGACCCCGACCTGACCCGCCAGGTCGCGGCCGCGATCGGGGCAGACCTGGCCGCCGCCGGGATCGACCTCGACCTCGCCCCGGTCGTCGACGTCAGCAGCGACCCCGACAACCCGGTGATCGGGGTGCGGGCCTTCGGCACCGAGCCGAGCGTCGTCGCGGAGCACGCGAGGGCGTACGTCGAGGGGTTGCGCGAAGCGCGAATCCTCAGCTGCGCCAAGCACTTTCCCGGTCACGGCGACACTCGGGTCGACTCGCACGTCGGGCTCCCCCGCATCGACGTCGACCTCGAGACGCTGCGGGCGCGCGACCTCGTGCCGTTCGCGGCGGCGGTCGAGGCGGGGGCCGACGTGGTGATGACCGCGCACATCGTCTTCCCCGCGCTCGACGAGCGTCCCGCCACGCTCAGCCGCACCGTGCTGCGGTTGCTGCGCGAGGACCTCGGCTTCACCGGGCTGATCACGTCCGACGCGATGGACATGCGCGCGATCGTCGACTCGGTCGGGCTCGCCCCGGGCTGCGTCGCGGCGCTCGATGCCGGGGTCGACCTGGTGGGTCTCGGCAACCCGGTGCTCGGCTCGCCCGAGGGCGACGACGAGACGACGTTCCGGTCGGTGGTCGACGCGGTCGTCGCGGCGGTCGGGTCCGGAGAGCTGGCGCCGGAGCGGCTGCGGGAGGCAGCCGGGCGGGTCGACGCCCTGGCCGCTCGCGGTGCGGCTCGCGGCACGGCCGAGGACGCGGCGGCGGTGCGCGCCCCACGGTCCAGCCCCGCCGACGAGGAGGCCGCGGCCCGGTCGCTCCGGGTGACGCCGTGCGCCGAGGCGGTGCGCGGATCGCTGCGCGGGACCCCGTCGATCGTCGACGTGCGGCGGCACCGCAACGTCGCCGGCGGACGCAACGCCGGGCTCGTCGGCGACGAGCTGCGGCGCCGCCTGCCCGGCGCCACGATCACCCGCGCGTTCGAGGCCACCGGCGTCGTCGGCGGGCAGGCCGCGGGCGAGGTCTCCGAGGGCGAGCTGCCCGACCGTGCCGACGCGATCCTCACCGGGTCACCCTGGCTCGACGAGCGCGAATCTGCAGCGCTCGCAACGCTCCTCGCGCACAACCCCGACGCGGTGGTCATCTGCACCGGCTGGGCGCCCGAGGCGACGATGCTCTCCCCCGCCCGCAACGTCGTACGCACCTTCGGCGACAGTGCGCCGACGGCCCGGGCCGTGGCCGACCTGCTGGTGCGCTAG
- a CDS encoding MMPL family transporter — protein MLYRLGRTAYRRWPLVLVGWLVALLAVGGFAATQSKPMTNEFTIPGIPSLQAAETQQELFPGSKSADEQVDGQVVVQAPAGSTLAEQPYKGQVDRLVTELRGTPQLAPGAQEQIVSPVVAGPAQRQQMVSAATKQGVPQAVAEQNAQTLSPLSQDRRTGAITFSFDTDDPMSVEPATQAYVERAVERADADGLTVAAGGRGMEKPIKPGATSEMIGVGIALIVLVLTFGSLVAAGLPILTAITGVGLGLLGITAATAFFELADTTITLASMIGLAVGIDYALFILSRYRTELRHTDDRAHAMGRALGTAGSAVVFAGLTVVIALSGLSLLGISMLTSMGLAAAATVVIAVLVALTLLPAIMGLLKHRAFAGRIRRDPAASDSDHHSVNGSVRLGRTIRRAPWLAALLVVVGLGALALPAQNMYLGLPSDATAEVGTSARTSADLVADGFGAGRNAPMVAVVDARERSDDPQSRAMSFNAVAQWAANDPGVANAQVVQVNESSDGGIVLITPKTGPADQATDDLLQRLRDGQGTIERSSGTDIGITGMTAIQADISEKLNDALPAYLAIVVGLALLLLVVVFRSILVPLLATGGFLLSVLATLGVTVKIVQDGLFGIFDPQPIMSFMPTILIGIVFGLAMDYQVFLTTRMREAYVHGMDARDAVIDGFRHSGRVVTAAALIMISVFAAFAFQDNALISSIGVALATAVFLDAFLVRMVLLPSLLLMLGDKAWWMPRWLDRILPSVDVEGEALTKSPPRHLAAEDRDGEPSQV, from the coding sequence ATGCTCTACCGACTCGGGCGGACGGCCTACCGCCGTTGGCCGCTCGTGCTCGTCGGATGGCTCGTCGCGCTGCTCGCCGTCGGCGGTTTCGCCGCGACGCAGTCGAAGCCGATGACCAACGAGTTCACCATCCCCGGCATCCCGTCGCTGCAGGCGGCCGAGACCCAGCAGGAGCTGTTCCCCGGCAGCAAGAGCGCCGACGAGCAGGTCGACGGCCAGGTCGTCGTGCAGGCGCCGGCCGGGAGCACCCTGGCCGAGCAGCCGTACAAGGGCCAGGTGGACCGGCTGGTCACCGAGCTGCGCGGCACGCCCCAGCTGGCCCCGGGCGCGCAGGAGCAGATCGTCAGCCCGGTCGTCGCCGGGCCGGCACAGCGGCAGCAGATGGTGAGCGCCGCGACGAAGCAGGGGGTGCCGCAGGCCGTCGCCGAGCAGAACGCCCAGACGCTGTCGCCGCTGTCCCAGGACCGGCGTACGGGCGCCATCACCTTCTCGTTCGACACCGACGACCCGATGTCGGTCGAGCCGGCGACCCAGGCGTACGTCGAGCGCGCGGTGGAGCGCGCCGACGCGGACGGCCTGACCGTCGCGGCCGGCGGTCGCGGCATGGAGAAGCCCATCAAGCCCGGGGCGACCTCGGAGATGATCGGCGTCGGCATCGCCCTGATCGTGCTCGTGCTGACCTTCGGGTCGCTCGTCGCCGCTGGGCTGCCGATCCTGACCGCCATCACCGGCGTCGGCCTCGGCCTGCTCGGGATCACCGCTGCCACGGCGTTCTTCGAGCTCGCCGACACGACGATCACCCTCGCCTCGATGATCGGTCTCGCGGTCGGGATCGACTACGCGCTGTTCATCCTGTCGCGATACCGCACCGAGCTGCGGCACACCGACGACCGGGCGCACGCGATGGGCCGCGCCCTCGGCACCGCCGGGTCGGCCGTGGTCTTCGCCGGGCTCACCGTCGTCATCGCCCTGTCCGGGCTGTCGCTGCTCGGCATCTCCATGCTGACCTCGATGGGGCTCGCGGCCGCGGCCACCGTCGTCATCGCGGTGCTCGTCGCGCTGACCCTGCTCCCGGCGATCATGGGGCTGCTGAAGCACCGGGCGTTCGCCGGCCGCATCCGCCGCGACCCCGCCGCGTCCGACAGCGACCACCACTCGGTGAACGGGTCGGTGCGCCTCGGCCGCACCATCCGCCGCGCGCCGTGGCTCGCGGCCCTGCTCGTCGTCGTCGGCCTGGGCGCCCTGGCGCTGCCGGCGCAGAACATGTACCTCGGGCTGCCCTCCGACGCGACCGCCGAGGTCGGCACCAGCGCCCGCACCTCGGCCGACCTCGTCGCCGACGGGTTCGGCGCCGGCCGCAACGCCCCGATGGTCGCCGTCGTCGACGCGCGCGAGCGCAGCGACGACCCGCAGTCGCGCGCGATGTCGTTCAACGCCGTCGCCCAGTGGGCGGCGAACGACCCGGGCGTCGCCAACGCCCAGGTGGTCCAGGTCAACGAGTCCAGCGACGGCGGGATCGTGCTGATCACCCCGAAGACCGGCCCCGCCGACCAGGCCACCGACGACCTGCTGCAGCGGCTGCGCGACGGGCAGGGCACCATCGAGCGCTCCAGCGGCACCGACATCGGCATCACCGGCATGACCGCCATCCAGGCGGACATCTCCGAGAAGCTCAACGACGCCCTGCCGGCCTACCTCGCCATCGTCGTCGGCCTCGCGCTGCTGCTGCTGGTCGTGGTCTTCCGCTCGATCCTGGTGCCGCTGCTGGCCACCGGCGGGTTCCTGCTGTCGGTGCTGGCCACGCTCGGCGTGACCGTGAAGATCGTGCAGGACGGCCTGTTCGGCATCTTCGACCCGCAGCCGATCATGAGCTTCATGCCGACGATCCTCATCGGCATCGTGTTCGGGCTGGCGATGGACTACCAGGTCTTCCTGACCACCCGGATGCGCGAGGCGTACGTGCACGGCATGGACGCGCGCGACGCGGTGATCGACGGCTTCCGGCACAGCGGCCGGGTCGTGACCGCGGCGGCGCTGATCATGATCTCGGTGTTCGCGGCGTTCGCCTTCCAGGACAACGCGCTGATCTCCTCGATCGGCGTGGCCCTCGCGACCGCGGTCTTCCTCGACGCGTTCCTGGTGCGCATGGTGCTGCTGCCCTCGCTGCTGCTGATGCTGGGCGACAAGGCCTGGTGGATGCCGCGCTGGCTGGACCGGATCCTGCCGTCGGTCGACGTGGAGGGTGAGGCACTGACGAAGTCGCCGCCGCGCCACCTCGCCGCCGAGGACCGGGACGGCGAGCCGAGCCAGGTCTGA
- a CDS encoding iron-containing redox enzyme family protein → MRLPRSRGPVSEQVLALLGGQGSDRQVDDITVEVDPRRPGGPDVLADADVQLALWCLYELHYRGFDDVAPELEWDPRVIATRNRLEAAFERDVRRAVQDRLDAVADDDEADVADQVTALIDADDSPSLAAFVRRYATADQVLAFLRQRSIYHLKESDPHAFVVPRIDGAAKVALAELQYDEFGGGRVPALHATLFGDALEACGLDRTYGAYLDDADATTLAVNNLMSLFGLNRRLRGAAMGHLAVFEATSSLPSRKIAAGVRRLGLPEELAGYYDEHVEADAVHEQLALRNICGSLVAEDPALRADVLLGAAACLELDARAGAEQLEQWGAAPQAASA, encoded by the coding sequence GTGCGTCTACCTCGGTCCCGGGGGCCGGTGAGCGAACAGGTGCTCGCCCTGCTGGGCGGGCAGGGCAGTGACCGCCAGGTCGACGACATCACGGTCGAGGTGGACCCGCGACGCCCCGGCGGGCCCGACGTCCTCGCCGACGCCGACGTCCAGCTGGCCCTGTGGTGCCTCTACGAGCTGCACTACCGCGGGTTCGACGACGTGGCTCCCGAGCTGGAGTGGGACCCGCGCGTCATCGCGACCCGCAACCGGCTCGAGGCCGCGTTCGAGCGCGACGTCCGCCGCGCCGTGCAGGACCGGCTGGACGCGGTCGCGGACGACGACGAGGCCGACGTGGCCGACCAGGTCACTGCGCTCATCGACGCCGACGACAGCCCGTCGCTGGCCGCGTTCGTGCGCCGCTACGCCACCGCCGACCAGGTGCTGGCGTTCCTGCGCCAGCGCAGCATCTACCACCTCAAGGAGTCCGACCCGCACGCCTTCGTCGTGCCGCGGATCGACGGCGCCGCGAAGGTGGCGCTGGCCGAGCTGCAGTACGACGAGTTCGGCGGCGGCCGCGTGCCCGCCCTGCACGCCACGCTGTTCGGCGACGCCCTGGAGGCCTGCGGGCTGGACCGGACGTACGGCGCCTATCTCGACGACGCCGACGCGACCACGTTGGCGGTGAACAACCTGATGTCGCTCTTCGGCCTCAACCGGCGGTTGCGGGGTGCCGCGATGGGCCACCTCGCGGTGTTCGAGGCCACCAGCTCGCTGCCGTCGCGCAAGATCGCGGCGGGCGTACGCCGGCTGGGGCTGCCCGAGGAGCTCGCCGGCTACTACGACGAGCACGTCGAGGCCGACGCGGTGCACGAGCAGCTCGCCCTGCGCAACATCTGCGGGTCGCTTGTCGCCGAGGACCCCGCGCTGCGCGCGGACGTGCTCCTCGGAGCGGCCGCCTGCCTCGAGCTCGACGCGCGCGCCGGCGCCGAGCAGCTCGAGCAGTGGGGCGCGGCACCGCAGGCGGCCAGCGCATGA
- a CDS encoding mycothiol transferase yields the protein MSDDIDLTRDLLRDGFGRVAEGVPAVVDGLSPDQLLWRPDADANHIAWLVWHLGRQQDGQVSHLAGRRSLWTGDDWVGRFALPYDRSASGYGMPSDDVGRFTLDEPQLLVDYYAAVHAMTTDVLEQLTPDDLGEVIDTSWDPPVTAMARLVSILEDATKHLGQAEYVRGLAERR from the coding sequence ATGAGCGACGACATCGACCTCACCCGCGACCTCCTGCGCGACGGTTTCGGCCGCGTGGCCGAAGGCGTACCCGCCGTCGTCGACGGCCTCTCCCCCGACCAGCTGCTCTGGCGCCCCGACGCCGACGCCAACCACATCGCCTGGCTGGTGTGGCACCTCGGGCGACAGCAGGACGGACAGGTCAGCCACCTCGCGGGTCGACGGTCGCTGTGGACCGGCGACGACTGGGTGGGCCGGTTCGCGCTGCCGTACGACCGCTCCGCCTCGGGATACGGGATGCCCAGCGACGACGTCGGCCGGTTCACGCTCGACGAGCCGCAGCTGCTCGTCGACTACTACGCCGCGGTGCACGCCATGACGACCGACGTCCTCGAGCAGCTGACGCCCGACGACCTCGGGGAGGTCATCGACACCAGCTGGGACCCGCCGGTCACCGCGATGGCGCGCCTGGTCTCGATCCTCGAGGACGCGACGAAGCACCTCGGGCAGGCGGAGTACGTCCGCGGCCTGGCCGAGCGCCGCTGA
- a CDS encoding methyltransferase domain-containing protein gives MSDAAAGASVTAFGGLRIVADDRLLQPREWTVAQAEWAAELAADAPDGALLELCCGAGQIGLLAARLTGRSLLAVDQDPVAVRQTEANARAAGLDGQVQTRRGRIDEVLDPDDRFAIVLADPPWVPHAQITRFPQDPPVAIDGGAQGLDVARTCLRAMADHLLPGGHGVLQLGTRDQVDQLATPPLLSVVATREFSRGVLVDLVRLPD, from the coding sequence GTGAGCGACGCCGCGGCCGGCGCCTCGGTCACGGCGTTCGGCGGGCTGCGCATCGTCGCCGACGACCGGTTGCTGCAGCCCCGGGAGTGGACCGTCGCTCAGGCCGAGTGGGCCGCCGAGCTCGCGGCCGACGCACCCGACGGGGCCCTGCTGGAGCTGTGCTGCGGCGCCGGCCAGATCGGCCTGCTCGCGGCCCGGCTCACCGGTCGGTCGCTTCTCGCGGTCGACCAGGACCCGGTCGCGGTGCGCCAGACGGAGGCCAACGCCCGCGCGGCCGGGCTCGACGGCCAGGTGCAGACCCGCCGCGGCCGGATCGACGAGGTGCTCGACCCCGACGACCGGTTCGCGATCGTCCTCGCCGATCCGCCGTGGGTCCCGCACGCGCAGATCACCCGCTTCCCGCAGGACCCACCCGTCGCGATCGACGGGGGAGCGCAGGGCCTCGACGTCGCCCGCACCTGCCTGCGCGCCATGGCCGACCACCTGCTCCCCGGCGGGCACGGGGTGCTCCAGCTCGGGACGCGCGACCAGGTCGACCAGCTCGCGACCCCTCCGCTGCTGAGCGTGGTGGCCACGCGCGAGTTCTCCCGCGGTGTGCTGGTCGACCTGGTACGCCTGCCGGACTGA
- a CDS encoding YnfA family protein, translated as MDVARSLVLFVAAALAEIGGAWLVWQGVREHRGWAWIGAGVIALGLYGFVATLQPDAHFGRILAAYGGVFVAGSLAWGMVVDGFRPDRYDVAGALICLAGVAVIMYAPRPA; from the coding sequence ATGGATGTCGCCCGCTCGCTGGTCCTGTTCGTCGCCGCCGCGCTCGCCGAGATCGGCGGCGCCTGGCTGGTGTGGCAGGGCGTGCGCGAGCATCGCGGCTGGGCGTGGATCGGCGCCGGCGTGATCGCGCTCGGCCTCTACGGCTTCGTCGCCACCCTGCAGCCGGACGCCCACTTCGGGCGGATCCTCGCGGCGTACGGCGGGGTGTTCGTGGCCGGTTCGCTCGCCTGGGGCATGGTCGTCGACGGGTTCCGGCCGGACCGGTACGACGTCGCCGGCGCCCTCATCTGCCTCGCCGGGGTGGCGGTGATCATGTACGCCCCGCGCCCCGCCTGA
- the fdhA gene encoding formaldehyde dehydrogenase, glutathione-independent, protein MSDSNRVVVYKGPGEVAVESIDYPKLEIPQEVASHFGIAQKAPHAAILKLVTTNICGSDQHMVRGRTTAPVGQTLGHEITGEVVEAGEDVLFVKEGDICSTPFNIACGRCRMCNEGKTGICLNVNPARPGAAYGYVDMGGWIGGQADYVMVPYADFNLLRFPDRDQALEKILDLTMLSDIFPTGYHGAYTAGTTTGSTVYVAGAGPVGLAAAHSAQLLGASVVLVGDMNPERLRQAESFGCVGIDLTTEGDLADKIAEVTGDPVVDAAVDAVGFEARGHGKDADEAPATVLNDAMTVARAGAGIGIPGLYVTGDPGAADDAAKEGTLGVRLGLGWSKSNYFITGQCPVKQYNRQLMNMILADRTQIAKAVNATTISLDDAPRGYADFDQGAARKYVIDPHGMVA, encoded by the coding sequence ATGAGCGACTCCAACCGTGTCGTGGTGTACAAGGGCCCGGGCGAGGTGGCCGTCGAGTCGATCGACTACCCCAAGCTGGAGATCCCCCAGGAGGTCGCCTCGCACTTCGGCATCGCGCAGAAGGCACCGCACGCGGCGATCCTGAAGCTGGTGACCACGAACATCTGCGGCTCCGACCAGCACATGGTGCGCGGACGCACGACCGCCCCCGTCGGGCAGACGCTCGGCCACGAGATCACCGGTGAGGTGGTGGAGGCCGGCGAGGACGTGCTGTTCGTGAAGGAGGGCGACATCTGCTCGACCCCGTTCAACATCGCGTGCGGTCGCTGCCGGATGTGCAACGAGGGCAAGACCGGAATCTGCCTGAACGTCAACCCCGCTCGGCCGGGCGCGGCGTACGGCTATGTCGACATGGGCGGCTGGATCGGCGGGCAGGCCGACTACGTCATGGTCCCCTACGCCGACTTCAACCTGCTGCGGTTCCCCGACCGCGACCAGGCGCTGGAGAAGATCCTCGACCTGACGATGCTGTCGGACATCTTCCCCACCGGCTATCACGGCGCCTACACCGCCGGCACGACGACCGGATCGACGGTGTACGTCGCCGGCGCCGGCCCGGTCGGGCTCGCCGCCGCACACTCGGCCCAGCTGCTGGGCGCCTCCGTCGTGCTCGTCGGCGACATGAACCCCGAGCGGCTGCGCCAGGCCGAGTCGTTCGGCTGCGTCGGCATCGACCTCACGACCGAGGGTGACCTCGCCGACAAGATCGCCGAGGTGACCGGCGACCCGGTGGTCGATGCCGCGGTCGACGCGGTCGGGTTCGAGGCGCGCGGGCACGGCAAGGACGCCGACGAGGCGCCGGCGACCGTGCTGAACGACGCCATGACCGTCGCGCGGGCGGGGGCCGGCATCGGCATCCCGGGGCTCTACGTCACCGGCGACCCCGGTGCGGCCGACGACGCCGCGAAGGAAGGCACCCTGGGGGTGCGCCTCGGCCTCGGGTGGTCCAAGTCGAACTACTTCATCACCGGTCAGTGCCCGGTCAAGCAGTACAACCGGCAGCTGATGAACATGATCCTGGCCGACCGGACGCAGATCGCGAAGGCCGTCAACGCCACCACGATCTCGCTGGACGACGCCCCGCGCGGCTACGCCGACTTCGACCAGGGTGCCGCGCGCAAGTACGTCATCGACCCGCACGGCATGGTCGCCTGA